From a single Miscanthus floridulus cultivar M001 chromosome 8, ASM1932011v1, whole genome shotgun sequence genomic region:
- the LOC136472432 gene encoding uncharacterized protein, whose translation MGRKRKELLSSAPWRTGEAAEDEDAARMSREGKVSVTSNPGETPTMSVPRNRRPDLDLTVDDFEEDEIDPELRYSFQRNSRFLKRVFSVDTLVKPLPPVMAYSVSRNINFFFRIFTQFWDEEGIANAQKSLGLGNDDGSRRMR comes from the exons ATGGGGCGGAAGCGGAAGGAGCTGCTGTCGTCGGCGCCGTGGCGGACGGGGGAGGCCGCGGAGGACGAGGACGCGGCAAGGATGAGCCGCGAGGGGAAGGTCAGCGTCACCAGCAACCCCGGGGAGACGCCCACCATGAGCGTGCCCCGGAACAGGCGCCCGGACCTCGACCTCACCGTCGACGACTTCGAGGAGGACGAAATCGACCCCGAGCTGCGCTACTCCTTCCAGCGGAACAGCAGG TTTCTGAAGAGAGTTTTTAGTGTGGACACACTTGTCAAACCTCTCCCTCCTGTAATGGCATACAGTGTATCCCGTAATATAAACTTTTTCTTCCGGATCTTCACACAGTTCTGGG ATGAAGAAGGAATCGCCAATGCACAGAAGTCCCTTGGACTGGGGAATGATGATGGCTCCCGTCGAATGCGCTGA